The Streptomyces cathayae DNA segment AACGGCGGCACCGCGGCCATGCACCAGCAGCTCTTCTTCCGACCGATCCCCGGCGCCGGACGCCCGGAGACCCCCGTGAAGGGGCTGTATCTGGCGTCCGCGGGAGCACATCCGGGCGGCGGCGTCCACGGCGCACCGGGCGCCAACGCCGCCCGCGTGGCCCTGCGCCGGCACCTGACGCCGGGCCCGGCACGGGTGCAGCGCCTGCTGGCCCGCCGGGACCGCACCGGCCGCAGGCAACCCGGTCCGGGCGCCCGAGCCGACGGCGGATGACCGGCATACCGACGACCACAGGCGGAGGCCAGACGATGACCAGCCACGACAACGGTCCCGACCGCGCGCACCAGCGCCCCGAAGGCGTCAGCCACACCACCGTGGAAGCCCTGGGGTCACTGTCGAAGGCACTGGAGACCACCGAGCGCGCCCGGGGCCACCTCTACAGCTTCCACCAGCTCACCGGCACCGCCGACCTCGAGCTGGACCGGGCGGTCGAACTCCTCCGCGAGGCCGGGCACCCGGAATGGGCCGAGACGGTGCGCACACAGATCCTGGGCCGGAACGTGATTCCCGGCCACTGGACGTTCCAGATCGTCGAGGCCTACGACCACACGTACTACGAGCCGTTCAGAGAATTCGAACGCGCTGCCGTCGAGGAACTCGCCGAGGGACACGACCACCTCTACGAGGCGGAGATGAAGGAAGCCCGCCGTACCGCCGGTCACCCCGACCACACCGCCCGTCCCGGTACCACCCCGGGGCCCGGGGCACGGGCGGAGGAGCACAACCGCACGGACCGCGCCCGGGAGTCCCGGAAGGAAGGGCCATGAAAGCCAACCCGCTCCACGGCCGTACCGTCGTGGTGACCGGCGCCGCGCGGGGCGTCGGAGCGGCCCTGGCCCGCGACCTGTCCCGGCGGGGGGCCCGGCTCGCCCTGCTCGGCCACGAGAAGGCGGCGCTGACGGCGGTGGCGGCCGGCCTGCCCACGGCGACACTGGTCTGCGAGGTCGACATCACCGACGAGGCAGCCCTCGGCGACGCCGCCGCACTGGTGCGGACGCGCCTCGGCACACCCTCCGCCGTCGTGGCGAACGCGGGTGTCGCGGAAGGCGGCCCGTTCGCCACCTCGGACCCCGCCGACTGGCGCCGGGTCATCGACGTCAACCTGACGGGAAGTGCGGCGACCGCCCGCGCCTTCCTGCCCGACCTGCTGGCGACCCGGGGCTACTACCACCAGGTCGCCTCGCTCGCCTCGATCGGCGCCGCCCCCATGATGAGCGCCTACTGCGCCTCCAAGTCCGGGGTGGAGGCCTTCGCCCACGCGCTGCGGGCCGAAGTGGCGCACCACGGCGTGGCCGTGGGCATCGGATACCTGAACTGGACCGACACCGACATGATCCGCGATGCCGACCGGTACCCCGTGCTGCGGGAACTGCGCGCCCGGATGCCGCCGCCCGCCCGGCGCGTGTACCCGGTGGACCGGGTCGCCGCCCGGCTGGCGGCGGCGGTGGAGCAGCGCAGTACGGCCGTGTACGTGCCCCGCTGGCTGCGCCTGGCGCAGGCGGCACGTGCCGCGCTGCCGCCGGTGGTGCTGCGGGTCGCCCGCCGCGAGCTGGCCCGCCTGGAGGCCGAGGACCCGATGCGGCACACGGGTCTGCTGGGCGCCGGCGGGGAGGCCGACCGGACGGCCTCCCGGAAGAACGGGTGACTCCCGGAGCGGCCGTGACGCTGGCCTCAGGACGCGGGCGTGGCCTCCCGCACGGCGCGGTGCACGGCCCGCGCCAACCGGGCGCCCCACAGGGAGCGGGGCCCGGCGAAGGCCTGCGGCTGCTCGCCGGGGCGGGGGACGCGGGCGGCGACACACACCGCGTCGGTGGGGGTCCCGGAGCAGTCGTGACCCGCCTCCAGAAGGGCCTGCACCTTCGCCTCGGTGGCCGTGGCCACCGCGTTGACCAGGGCGGCGTCGCTGAGCGGCACCGGCACGGCGACGACGATGTTGATCGTGCCCGGAGCGACGGAGCCGTCTGTGCCCGCGGTGTCCGGGGTATCCGCCGTATCCGCCGCCGGAGCGGCGGCCCAGCCGCGTACCTCGATGCCCGACGTGACGACCGCCTCCGCGCCGCCGTCGTGCGCGTGGGCGTACGCCGAGACATCCGCGGCCGTCATCAGCCCCACCCCCGGACCGCGGGCGCCCGCCCCGGAGGCGAGGACGGCGAGGTGCCGGTCGGGGTCGGTACGCCGATAGCCGTGGGAGACCTGGGCGTTGAGGACCCAGGCACGCTCGCCGATGCCTCCGCCCAGTACCGCGCTGCTGATCATCCGCAGGCCCGGCCCCGGAACCCACAGCAGGGCGTGCAGCCGCTCGCCGTCCTCGACACGGGTCAGGCAGCGTGGGCGCAGCAGCCCGACGGGGGTGCGGGGCGGTGGGAGGACGGCGGTCACCGGGCGGAACTCCTTGCGGGATCGGGGTCGGCCGATCGTATGCCGGACCGGCCGGCCCGGCACGCACGGGCCCCGCCCGGCCCTCCACCGCCGCCCCTGCTCCCGCCGGCCGGGCGCCGCCGCGGGCGCGTGCCGACGGGCGGGGGACACGGTCAGTGGCGACGGCCGCGGAGCTTGCCCAGCAGGCGCTGTGCCTGTGCGCGGCGCCGGGGGTCGGCCGCGGCACGTCGTACCTGCTCGGTCGCGCGCTGCCCCTGAGGGCTCCTGGCGAACCGCCTGATGCGCTCCACGATGCCGGCCATGAGGGCTCCTTTCCACGGGCCTGCGCCCTTGCCGTCCTCGGCGTTCCTGTTCCCCTCGCCTACCCCCCGAAGGACGGGATCAGCCCTGCGGGCGCCCGGAGACAGTACGTGCGGCGGGTACCGTCGGACTCCGGAGTGGAGTTGACGACCTCCGCCATCACGACCGCCTCGTCGCCGACGAGTTCGACACGCCAGAGCACGCCCGTCCCGTCCCGGTGCACGGGCTCGGCCCCGGAGTCGGCCAGACAGCGGTCGTAGCCGTAGCACTCGAGCATCACCCGGCGCAGTTCGGCGTTCTCCTCGGCCCGGATCCGCTCCGGCGTGAGGGCGCGCGGTTCCTCCAGGACGGCACGCGGCACCGGCATGCCGCGCCAGGAGCACAGGGCGAAGCCGTCGGGGAACTCCGGCGCCGGGCCGTCGCCGTGGTCCAGCCGGTCCGCCTCGTCACGGTGCAGGGCGACCGGACGCTCGCACACCACCGCGCCCAGGTGGCCCGCCCGGAAGAAGCCGTACGGGAACTGCCCGACGAACAGCGTCTGTTCCCCTTCGTCGACGTGGCCGCCCTGCACCGGTCCAACTGGTCCCACCTGCCCGGCGCGACCCGGGAGGACGGCGACACCCGCCGACGCACGCCGCGACTACGTCTCCCGCCCGGCCGCCGACCTGGCCCGCGCCGAGTACGGCAGGCGCATCGACGCCGACGAGGTCCGCCGACGCCGCCTCGTCCAGTCACTGCTCCAGGCGGACGGCCTGCCCACCGCCGACTACCGGGCCCGGTTCGGCACCACGCCCCAGGACGACTTCGGCACCGAACTGTCCCGGCCCGCCGACCGCGGCCGGCTGACGGACGGCGATTCCCACACCCCGGTGCTGCGCCTGACCCCGGAAGGGCCGGCCCACTCCGACGCCATCGGCCCGGAGCCGTTCTCCCCGGCCGTACGGGCCGCCATGGCCGCCTGCGAACGGAAGTGAGACCCCGCCCATGGACCTGACCGCGCTCTGCCGGGGCCCGCTCGCCTCGTGCGACTACGACTGCCGTACTGCCCCTTCGCCAAGCGCCGCGACAGCCGGGAGCAACTGCGTGCCGACCGCGCCGCCCTGGAGCGGTTCACCCCCTGGGGAGAGGGCCTGGTCCGCTCCTGGTGCCGGCGCGCCCTGACGAAACTCTCCCACCGGCCGCACATCCGCCGGATCGCCGCCAAGTGCCACGAACCGGCCCGCCTCGGCGTCCGGTTCAGCGTCGGCATCGTCGGCCTGCCCGAGCACCTGGAACCCGCCCGGCGGCTGCGCGCCGAGCTCGGCAACCTCTACGACGGCACCCACCGGCAGGCACTGGGCCCCCGGACCTGCCCCCTCACCAGCTGCGACTGCCACATCGGCTACGTCCGTCTGGAGACACTGCCGCTCTACGACGTGTTCGCGGGCGGTGTCCTGGAACGCATCGCGGCCTCGCCCGCGCGGACCGGTCCGCGCGATCGGGCGGGTTTGCCGCGGGACTCAGCGGCAAGTCGGTTTCCATGAGTGAACAGAACAAGAGCCCGAATCAGAAGACCACTTCCACCCGGACCGCCGCGTCCAAGGCCCGGAACGCCACGGAGAAGGCGACCGCCCCCGCCGGGCGGGCGGCCTCCGACACCGCCGGCAAGGCCGGTGACGCGGCGTCAGCGGCCAGGTCGGGCGCGGAGCGCGCGGCCGAAGCGGCGAACGGCGCCGTGCAGAGCGCGGCCAGGGGAGTCGAGGCGGGCCGCAAGGCGGTCGTCGCCACCTCGGGTCAGGTCGCCGCCACCGCGGTGACCGCCTGGACGGTCCTGTCGAACCGCAAGCTCGTCGCCGCCGGTGTCGGCGCCGGCCTGACCGTACTGAGCGCCGCGTCCTACGCGGTGGGCCGCCGTGCGGAACGCCACACCCAGGGGCCTTTCACCCGGATGACCGGCGGACGCGTCTGACCCGGAGCGGTGCCGGGGCGGGCGGTTCCACTCGCGCGGTGCGGCCCCGAAGGGGAAGGATGTGTCCGCAAGCGCACAAACAACCCCTGCCAAGGAGTGGGCACATGCAGCACGAGAGAGCGGGCGGCCCGGCCGGCCCCGAGGATCTCGTCGACGTCGCTCGGCTGGTCACGGCGTACTACGCCGTGCATCCGGACCCGGAGGAGGCCGGGCAGCGCGTCGCGTTCGGGACGTCCGGGCACCGCGGCTCGTCCCTGGCGGGCGCGTTCAACGAGGACCACATCGCCGCGACCAGCC contains these protein-coding regions:
- a CDS encoding SDR family oxidoreductase — translated: MKANPLHGRTVVVTGAARGVGAALARDLSRRGARLALLGHEKAALTAVAAGLPTATLVCEVDITDEAALGDAAALVRTRLGTPSAVVANAGVAEGGPFATSDPADWRRVIDVNLTGSAATARAFLPDLLATRGYYHQVASLASIGAAPMMSAYCASKSGVEAFAHALRAEVAHHGVAVGIGYLNWTDTDMIRDADRYPVLRELRARMPPPARRVYPVDRVAARLAAAVEQRSTAVYVPRWLRLAQAARAALPPVVLRVARRELARLEAEDPMRHTGLLGAGGEADRTASRKNG
- a CDS encoding adenosylcobinamide amidohydrolase, which translates into the protein MTAVLPPPRTPVGLLRPRCLTRVEDGERLHALLWVPGPGLRMISSAVLGGGIGERAWVLNAQVSHGYRRTDPDRHLAVLASGAGARGPGVGLMTAADVSAYAHAHDGGAEAVVTSGIEVRGWAAAPAADTADTPDTAGTDGSVAPGTINIVVAVPVPLSDAALVNAVATATEAKVQALLEAGHDCSGTPTDAVCVAARVPRPGEQPQAFAGPRSLWGARLARAVHRAVREATPAS